AGTCCATcactactttaaaacatgaaggtcagtcaatccaggaaaacttcaagaactttgaaagttttttcaagtgcagttgcaaaaaccatcaagtgctaggatgaaactggttctcatgaggaccgccacaggaaaggaagacccagagttaactctgctgcagaggataagttcatcagcctcagaaatcggtaattaactgcacctcagattgcagcccaaataaatagagttcaagtaacagacacatctcaatatcaactgttcagaggagactgcgtgaatcaggccttcatggtctaattgtTGCGAATAAACCACTACTtcaggacaccaataaaaagaagagacttgcttgggccaagaaacaagagcaatggacattaggccaatttgagatttttggttccaactgccgtgtctttgttagacgcagagtaggtgaatggattatctctgcatgtgttgttcccaccatgaagcatggaggaggtgtgatggggtgcattgctgttgacactgtcagtgatttatttagaattcaaggcacacttaaccagtatggttACCACATatttctgcagcgatacgccatcctatcaggtttgcacttagtgggacaatcatttgtttttcaacaggacaatgacccaaaacacacctccaggctatgtaagggctatttgaccaagaaggagagtatgtgctgcatcagattacctggcctccataatcacctgacctcaacccagttaagatggtttgggatgagttggactgcagagtgaagtaaaagcagccaacaagtgctcagcatatgtgggaactcaagactgttggaaaagcattcctcatgaagctggttgagagaattcctagcgtgtgcaaggctgtcatcaaggcaaagggtggctgcattgaagaatttaaaatctaaaatatattttgatttgtttaacacatttttggttactacatgattccatgtgtattatttcatagttttgatgtcttcactattattcaacattgtagaaaatagtacaaataaagaaaaatgcttgaatgagtaggtgtgtccaaatgtatGTGATTCACTGTAATTTCTTAGAATGTATTGTGTGTCAAAGAAGCCCACTGTctggatttggccagggttgttccgggttttggtcactagatgcccccattgtgctttttgaccttatgttttttcccttgttccccattattatttgcacctgtacctcgtttttcccctgattgtatttaaacccttagtttccctcagttctgtgctctgtgtttgtatgttagcacccagccctagtgttctgtgttttcttgtcgattccggtggatgctcttgtggaattctgtttttgtttttgagtgtctcttgaggctttttttgtgctattcctaccaccttttggatttgccatttttgtatttaaggacttctcctttttacttaattaaatacaccatcttaagtactgctgtgtttGCCTCATCTTCTTGGTTCTGTTGACTaatcgtggctcagttggttaagtgactgtttctcactccggagacccaggttcgtaactgggtcctgacagaaacacagagccaaaaatgaacccagaggcagccagttcccagtaCCTTTtttccatgctgtcccaccaccaggagactgtccaacgccacgaagccgccctggttcagcaagaggccttaatggctagacattctcatcttctgtcggagatgctgacttccattaagcaaatatctgatcgtcttaccccggcaacagttcccgtcccagtacctcagattcacgtacccatggcagttaaccccctggctgaacctcgtcttccacctccccaacggttctcaggtgatccaagtgcttgtaaagggtttctcacccaatgttctctctcctttgagctacaaccctcgtcgtttcccaccgaccggtctaagatcgcttatatcatcaccctgctgtcggaaaaagccctggcctgggctactgctgtgtgggatgcccatagttcctgctgtgccagctactctgcctttgctgaggaattcaaacgagtgtttcaaggcccaagcagtggttctgactcagccaaacagctcctgactctccaccaaggttggtgcagcgtgacggactatgccatccagttccgcacggtggcagcagcaagtggctggaacaacgaggcgctcacggtgtgctttctgaaaggcctttccgacactatccaagatgaactggccactcgggaaccaccggacaatctcgagtccctgatcaagttggcctcacgcattgaccagcgtctgagagagagagaactcaaccgtagacctctagcccctatcagtcccagctccgagtccccacctttatcctcgctggctccatcggaacccatgcagattggacgcatctcccaggctgagagagaccgccggatgagggagcgacgctgtctatattgcggcaaaccgggccatttccgttccacgtgtcctgggctccagggaaacgctctgtcccgtacagaccggggggaactgtaacgggaaacataacctcctcccatccgtccaactcccgtctgctcattccagtcaccctctcctgggacaaccacaagcatcaccttcaagccttggtagactctggagccgcaggtaacttcatggatggtgtctgggcgaaggagaatggcgttccctctgaacctctaagtgaacccatgagggtcactacattggatggaagccctttgggatctggacttgtcactcatgtcactacctccttgcgactttcagtttcacaacaccaggaattgatgaactttcatttgatctcctgttccgagttccctctcgtccttggatacccctggcttcacagccataaccctcacatcgactggtctgtgggcactatcaagcagtggggtcctacgtgccaagctacttgtattttccagaattcccgagttctactcccgagtctttagaatccatcgacctgacccgagttcccgagtgttaccatgacctcaaactggtgcttagcaaacagagggccaccatgctaccaccccatagaccttacgattgccccatcgacctgtttccgggcacttgccccccaggggtcggatcttttcccctatctccacccgaacgagctgctatggatacctacatcaaggacgctctggaagcaggcctcatgcgtccatccacctccccggcgggagcagggtttttctttgtggccaagaaagacggtggattacgtccttgcatcgactaccggggactcaatgccataaccgtccgtaaccgttacccgctaccccttatggccacagccttcgagctgctccaggaagcagttgttttcactaagcttgacctgcggaacgcataccatcttgtgcggatcagacctggtgacgagtggaacaccgctttcaacacgcctactggtcactatgaatacttggtgatgccctttggcctgaccaacgccccagcggtgttccaaacgctcataaacgatgtgcttagggatatgcatAACTTTTTagtgtttgtttacttggatgacatcctcatcttttcgagctcccttcaagaacacactaagcatgtcagacaagtactcaaacgcctcctggacagccatctgtacgttaagccggaaaaatgtgaattccattcatcccgagtacaattcctgggatttgtagtggaacccggtcgagtccaaatggaccccaggaaggtaggggcggtagcggattggcccacccccaaatccgttaaggaagttcagcgtttcctgggcttcacaaacttttaccgcaagttcatcaagaacttctgcttggtggcagcccctctctcagctttaaccaagggtggcaatgcaaggtttttgtggggaagagaagctgagacggccttccaaggactcaagcagcgcgttctctctgctcccatcctgatactaccgactacggatgaaccatttgtggtggaggtagacgcatcagaggttggtgttggagctgtcctgtctcagaggggtgaagacaagaagcttcatccgtgcgctttcttctcacaccggcttaccccgactgagaggaactacgatgtgggggatcgtgaactcctagcggttaagatggcattgaaggaatggagacactggctcgagggggcttctcacccgtttcaagtgcttacggaccacaaaaatctggagtatatccagcaggcgaagcggttgaactctagacaagctagatggtctcttttcttcaatcgattccagtttatcctcacctatcggcccgggtcgaagaatctcaaaccggatgccctgtcccgagtctacgctcctgccattcgagatgacacggacatgcctgtccttcctgctgctaagattgtggctccgatctcgtggcaagttgaggataccgtgagacgtgctcaagctagcgaaccggacccgaaaggaggtcctgccaatcggttgtttgtccccaaggcagtgaggactcaggtccttctgtgggggcactcctctcgcctcacctgtcatccgggcgtaggtcgcaccttggagttcatccagcgtaagttctggtggcctaccataagagaagacgttgccactttcgtcaatgcctgtcccgtgtgctgccagggcaaatcttctcacctccgccctcaaggactccttcaccctttacctgttccccacagaccctggtcccatatctcattggactttattactggacttcctccatcccatggcaatactactatcctagtcataatcgacaggttttcaaaggcggccaggttcgtccctctgactaagttaccttctgccaaggaaacggctgagttggtaattaatcatgtgttccgagtcttcggcattcctcaagatatggtttctgacagaggtccccagttcgcctcaaggttttggaaggccttctgccaactcatgggggcttctgccagtctatcttcagggtaccatccggaatccaacggccaaacagagaggatgaatcaagagctggaaaccaccctccgatgtatgactcgtgacaacccttccacatggtcatcctttattgtttgggccgaatacgcgcacaacaccttgcgctcctcctccactggtatgtccccgcacgagtgtcagtttggctatgctcctccattgttcccggaccaggaggcagaagtcagagtgccttcagccttgaagttcgtcagacgctgtcggcttatgtggaggaagacccgtcttaatcttatgcgttcctcacagaggtaccaacaacaagccaacagacgtcgccgtcccgggcctaccctgcgccccggccagagagtctggctctccacaagaaacttacctctacgggtggagtctcgcaagctgtcccaaaaatacatcggtcccttcaaggttgccaggagagttaacccagtttcttatcgcctacacttacccagatcccttaagattaatcccacatttcacatttcattgttaaaacctgttgttttttctccccttgtcccggcagacagacgtccccctccgcctcgtgtcattggaggccagccggcttataccgtccatcggatactggattcccgccgggtgcagtggtcctggcagtatctggtggactgggaaggctacggtcccgaggagcgctcctgggttcctgccaaagacatcctggatactgacctcattcgtcagttcagggccctccaccctgagagagctgataggaacgtcaggagccgttcctagggggggggattctgtcaggatttggccagggttgttccgggttttggtcactagatgcccccattgtgctttttgaccttatgttttttcccttgttccccattattatttgcacctgtacctcgtttcccctgattgtatttaaacccttagtttccctcagttctgtgctctgtgtttgtatgttagcacccagccctagtgttctgtgttttcttgtcgattccggtggatgctcttgtggaattctgtttttgtttttgagtgtctcttgaggctttttttgtgctattcctaccaccttttggatttgccatttttgtatttaaggacttctcctttttacttaattaaatacaccgtcttaagtactgctgtgtctgcctcatcttctgggttctgctgactattcgtggctcagttggttaagtgactgtttctcactccagagacccaggttcgtaaccgggtcctgacacccaCATTGTTTGATAGTTGGTAATGTCATGTGTTTTGGCTTTGGGCACCTTTTCACTGCATAGTGAAAGTGTAACTTTCTATGTGAGCATTACCCATGCTAAGTTTTTATGTCCCAAATGTTTGCTTTCAATTTATTTGAAGGGTATGTACAGAATGTTGATTTTCCCTCAATGTtgtaattttttaaaatgtagTTTGAACAATAAGGACCAGTTTCGTTGATGTAGAAATCCTAGTCTTGGACTAAAAAGCAATTAGTTTCAATTGATTGCTCCATTGAGCATCCTTTTTTTAAGGAATATGTTTAATCTGGGTCCTGGAAACCGACCCTCAACTTTTAAATAATCTTACTTTTGAGTTAATAATAATAGAGATGAACATACCATGTGTATTTGTATATTTCATTAAGTTTACAGTGAATGTGTAGGAAGATAAAATTTAAAGGTTAAAATGGATTATGTCAAAATCCTATTTTttgcgcacatacacacacacactttaatcaTAGTTTATTAGTCATATGCACAGGATACAGCGTAAACGGTGAAATAAAATGCTTACATGCGAGCTCCCTCAACATTGCAGAAATAATAAAATGAGCGGTAAAACTAACGCAGTCCTGATAAAGGAATTTATATCTTTAAAGTAATGACTAAagaattccaccctgaaaccatataattgtatgaaatgtgtgtgtgactAGGCCATTGTGTTGTACATATGACCTTGTTGTAACTCTGAAAACTGACAACAGGAAAGAGGGCCCTTCCAAGGCCTCTCTAAtctagggaggagaggaacagcgAGAAACTGCCAAGGCTGGTAGAAAAGtgataaaactgtgtgtgtgtgtgtggggggggggagttaTAAAATGACTGTTTTTGCATTTCTGACTTCAGAGCTCTCTGAATAAAGAATCAACCCTTTGCAGAATCTGAGACTTTGCCTAGTTATTATTAAAGAGAATCTGTGCAAATAGTCTTAAGGTGCAggtggggcctcccgggtggcgcagtggtctagggcactgcatcgcagactccgggttcgcacccaggctctgtcgcagccgtccGCGACCAGgtggtccgtggggcgacgcacaattggcctagcgtcgtccgggttagggagggtttggctggtagggatatccttgtctcatcgcgcaccagcgactcctgtggcgggccgggtgtagtgcacgctaaccaaggtagccaggtgcacgatgtttcctccgacacattggtgcggctggcttccgggttggatgcgtgctgtgttaagaagcagtgcggcttggttgggttgtgtttcggaggacacatggctttcgacctttgtctctcccgagcccgtacgggagttgtagcgatgagacaagatagtaattactaacaattggataccatgaaattggagagaaaagggAGTCAAATTTaaagtaaataataataataattaaaaaaaaggTGCAGGTGGACATCCGCCAGGGTTTAGCTGTCCAACAGTCTAATGGCCATGAGGTAGAAACTGTTTCTGAGCCCTGATGCTCCTGTACCGCATGCCAGGCAGTAAGGGAGTAAACAGTCCATGTCTGGGGTGGCTGCATTCTCTGGCAATCTTCCGGACTTTCCtcagacaccgcctggtgtaaATTTCCTGTAGGGCTAGGAGCTCGCCCCCAGTGATGGGCTGGGCAGTtttcaccaccctctgtagatcCACGTCCGAGGGCGGTGCAGCTGCTGTAGCAGGCGATGATGCAGTCAGTCATAATGCTCTCGATGCAGTCAGTCATAATGCTCTCGATGCAGCTCCAAGGTCCGCTAGAGGGTGCTATTATTATCCTGATGTCAAGTAATAGCGCCCTCAGCGGACCTTGGGGctactctcgatggtgcatcacacacacacacacacacacacacacacacacacacacacacacacacacacacacacacacacacacacacacacacacacacacacacacacacacacacacacacacacacacacactttcacaatgGCCTTTTCTCATTTGGGTAAAAGTCCATCCTCtttcctccagcctctctcctctgtgacctGGAAACCGATAAGTGGTTGAGTGGTCGAGGAAGTGCCAATTCTTTAGTAAGCAGATGTAGCCTATAGTCAAAATTTCACCATAGAAACATGGAGGCAAtcattttataaagacttcctcaTATGCGTTCCGCTGTTCTGTTGGTTTTCTTTCAACTTTATTTCATTGTTTAGCGGCTAAAGGCATTATTCAAGTCATATTAGAAACCAATCCCATTATAGATCctgcatctttagatctcccctctttctaCATTTCTAGGATATTTTCATCTCTTTTCTTATGAGCATTTAAGAAAGGTGTTTTCCTGTAAATTGCATTTAGGAACATTTGCGTGTATGCCTTACTGCTGTGTGCACATTGCTCCACATAAAATATGAATgaataatagtttatcaacattataagttaaacattctgatctgttctaTTAGCTTTATAATTGATATGGCGTATCCCTCCATTACTTTGTATACCCAATGCCCACTGAAAAATAAGTTTGTATATGGTAATACAGcaatataccctccactacaccactgcagaggacggaggagagaggatgcaggATTTAAGCAAACCAATTGAGGAAATGCCAATGACTACAGTATAAAGGAAAAGGCCAATGTCATGGCCCTTTACGAATATACTAGACTAAAATAATCTATTGAAGAAAAGTTTAAAACGTTTCATACATGATACCGAACTAATAATACTAATGAGTAGATAATAACCTAATAGATTTGAATGGAAAATGTATCCGTATCTAACAAATAAAATTGCATAAATAGCCATTCGATGAGTAAACTTTGTCAAACCAACCTTCTGCGACTCAGAGTGCGAACTAAAAAGGATTGCCGATGTAGTCGATCAACAGCGGGCCCACAGACAGATATTTCAgtggatgtataaatgtgaagcatccggttggcgtttccactaactaccaaatatggtagtgagaggaagcccactggcgcgcagtgggagaagatgtaacgagatggattttggccgaaaTTCTGCAAATCTTCTCATcaattaaacatttgatctcaatatagttttctgttcccaaaactagaatatATTATGAACAGAACAGACTAAGTCTTGTAGACTCCGCCATTTGCAAACGTTTTACAAAATCACGCTGTTTAGGAGTGCAAAGtcaaattgagttattgcactcGAGCACTTCACAGggtaggcgttccctaacggaaatatgcaaaatAGATACTAGTACGCGCCAATAGGATAGCGCTAGCGcttgcttggctctgcccaccttccttgcttgttctgcccactatgactatTTTGTTCCCAATGGAAATGACAAGCTAAGGTTTATCTTGGTTATATAAAAGTCTTTGGTGGGCCCTTCTTTGAGCACGCACACGTCTGTGCCCGGTTGGTTAACTTTGCTAGCTCATTGATGGACCATAGTAGAAGAAAATGACAGATTACGCTGAGGAGCAGCGAAACGAGCTGGAAGCTATAGAGTCAATTTACCCGGACTCGTTTACAGGTTAGTTTTCTACGAGTCTGTCTCGGTTGGTTTCCAAGCTGGCAAACGCTAGCTAGCCAGCTGGCTAACGCATGCCAGCTAGTTAGCAAGCCAACAACCCTCAATATCTAGGAGAAATTGTTTTAGCTAACGATCACATAATGAAACGCCCTCGATCACCACACACTCAACGTTAGTCAGTGCCACTGTCCTCtttagctagctaaacaaacTCAACTGCGCTTACAGTGCCATACAGTTAGTCAGGCTCTCCAGCAGGTGAGTTGATCATAGTCAACATCTTCCACTTTTCAATAGCGAAATTATTTTCGAGCAACGTTTTGATTTTTATTAATTTGCATAACAATGATTTGACTGCTCTGCTGACTTTCATATTTGTTTTGGCCCTCCTGTAGTGCTATCAGAGGTGCCCACCAGCTTCACCATCACTGTGACATCGGACGCAGGGGAAAACGATGAAAGTAACCTAACCTATCACTCTCTTGCCCGAGTCTTGTGTAGATCTGTTCAGctacactagcctggtcccatatgACATGACTCGTCAGTCGAGTTGGCTAAAGCACTTacggatctgggaccaggctcttattgtttgtttatttgttaacCTAATGCCTCTGTGTTATTGTAGCGATTGAAGTGACTCTACAGTTCACCTATGTGGAGAAGTATCCCGATGAGGTGCCGCTGTGGGAGATCTACTCCCAGGAGAACCTGGAGGATTCAGACGCAGAGGGCATCCTCACCTTACTGCAGCAGCAGGTCTGTTACACGCATGTCCACACACTCACTCcatagggctgttacggtgacagTATTACAGAGTCATGATGGCAGTTAAATTCCATGTGACAGTTTAGTCACTGTAATTTgacttctccaagctctgatgctgctcatggtcattagtagcctaccaaacttgctaactgcctggtacaccacactctattgtccctcaaatcactgacatcaatgcaaatgtaattggaaatcaaatcaaacacttcatgagagctaATGAGCGCAaaatttctataggctatgcaattgtgtgaAAAAACAGAGTAATGACCTCTAGTAAatagaggaggatcccatcagctttctataggctagacctactatatttatttctcaatcttcctaatattaagcacattgcttctctttaaaacaggagtatagcctacctggctggcatgaaaataggCTCCTTCCATTCGCTATTTAATTGCAAAGATGACGTATTTTTTTCCCCGCTGCCCCTGTTTCAAGACAGGTGCATGCATAATGGTCAatttcaaaacaaatttcacGCATATTATTTACTATATGTGAAGATTAAATTACATCAAGAATAttgtgatgggtgacaatattagcctatcacttgtgagtGATGTGGTAAGATGGCGCCGAAGAGGATGGCTGTCGTTTTACATGccgtaaccaattgtgctattttgttcgcttttttattttaacttattttgtacataatgttgctgctaccatctcttatgactgaaaataactaCTGGACATGAAAACTCACCACGAattggaagaagctttttcctttaacgagtttCACGAGAGATACACTGctccctcgggaacaggcccagatccctgtcatTAGAGTGAAGAAAAGGAGGAAAAGAGAACGCAGATCAGGCTGCCTTTTAAGAATCCGAAAGCGAGCGAGTGATCTCCCACTGCCATCAattctacttgctaacatgcaatcattggaaaataaaattgatgacttATGATtgtcctaccaacaggacattaagaactgtaatatcttatgtttcactcatggctgaacaacgacacagGTAATGTAGAACTGGAGGGAGTTtcaatgcaccggcagaacaaagaagctacgtctggtaagaattgttttacttgggtcaaacgttttgggtggccttccacaagcttccgacaataagttgggtgaattttggcccattcctcctgacagagtcaggcctccttgctcgcacacaccttttcagttctgcccacacattttctatagggttgaggtcagggctttgtgataaccactccaataccttgactttgttgtccttatgccattttgccacaactttggaagtatgcttggggtcattgtccatttggaagaatgTCCGTGGAATTTccatgagaccggcagttatttgctttaCAATCACTGGCTAACAGccctactcactcactcacggtCTGTTCCATCATTCTCGCCTTACTGCAGCTTTGTATGTTTGATTGTCcgtcagtctctctctgcctgtctattcAGCCTTACTCGGCAATGACAACGCGTACATCTGTGTTTTTAAAATTTTCTAGGCTGAGGAAAACCTTGGAATGGTGATGATATTCACCCTAGTGACAGCAGTTCAGGACAAACTGAACGAATTAGTGGACGAGATAAAAaacagaagagaggaagagaagaggcgAAAAGAGGAGGCAGCGGAGGAGGCTGAGAAGGTGCTCTTCCAAGGAACAGTGGTCACCATCGAGAACTTCCTGTCATGGAAAGCCAAGTTTGAGCTGGAGATGGCTGAGTTGAGGAGGAAACGGCAGAAagaggaggagcagcagcaggCTGGGAAGATTAAACTCACAGGTATGTGCCTACCCCCCCCAAACCCCTATTCATCCCCAGCCAAAAGCCATCTGGATTAGGGTTAAATGGCGGGAACCTGGTTACGGAGATTTACAGCCCAAAATCACTCCCTTTTCCCAGGATAAATAACTGCGAGACACTGGTAAATATATTCAATTATTTATGCAAACAGCTTGGCTTGAAATGGATCTGTTAAATTATATGCAATGTTTAAATCTGGCTTCTCTACGGCCTCTGTATGATAAATCATCCgtgctcagggtggggacagactgCCCATTTTAGTATGGAGTacagttcacaatgcatgtagACCTATCATT
The window above is part of the Oncorhynchus masou masou isolate Uvic2021 chromosome 30, UVic_Omas_1.1, whole genome shotgun sequence genome. Proteins encoded here:
- the LOC135522079 gene encoding RWD domain-containing protein 1-like, with the protein product MTDYAEEQRNELEAIESIYPDSFTVLSEVPTSFTITVTSDAGENDETIEVTLQFTYVEKYPDEVPLWEIYSQENLEDSDAEGILTLLQQQAEENLGMVMIFTLVTAVQDKLNELVDEIKNRREEEKRRKEEAAEEAEKVLFQGTVVTIENFLSWKAKFELEMAELRRKRQKEEEQQQAGKIKLTGKKLFETDHNLDTSDIQFLEDSGNSVEVDESLFQDLEELDLDEDDPDFDPLALGSDED